One genomic window of Priestia filamentosa includes the following:
- the gntK gene encoding gluconokinase, whose translation MGEKYVLGVDIGTTSTKAVLFSPAGKVIEKHGVEYPLFSPTPATAEQDPEMIFAAVIESIKETVAKSNVNAEDIVCVSFSSAMHSIVAVDKKGEPLTKCITWADNRSAHWAQKIMDEYNGHEIYLRTGTPVHPMAPLSKLLWLKEEHNELFSAVHKFVSIKEYVFYKLFHEYVVDYSIASATGMFNLQNLDWDEEALEVAGVTKDHLSKPVSTTHSLTGLDEKFAQETGLLASTPFVVGASDGVLSNLGVDAIDPGVVAVTIGTSGAIRAVTNKPVTDPKGRIFCYALTDDHWVIGGPVNNGGMIFRWVRDQLGEQEIQKARELGKNSYDLLTEMASNVKAGAEGLIFHPYLAGERAPLWDANARGSFFGLGLHHKREHMVRAVLEGILFNLYTVLLALSELIGEPKKIKATGGFARSEVWRQMMADIFGQEVTVPESFESSCLGAALLGLYSIGEIDSLNAVSSMVGETHQHTPNEENAQTYQELSSIYIRLARLFKEEYANIAAFQEKQS comes from the coding sequence ATGGGAGAAAAATATGTACTAGGGGTCGATATTGGTACAACAAGTACGAAAGCTGTTTTGTTTTCACCAGCAGGCAAAGTCATTGAAAAGCATGGGGTTGAGTATCCACTGTTTTCTCCAACTCCAGCAACAGCAGAGCAAGATCCAGAAATGATTTTTGCAGCTGTTATTGAAAGCATTAAAGAAACAGTGGCAAAAAGCAACGTTAATGCTGAAGATATTGTATGCGTATCATTTAGTTCCGCTATGCACAGTATTGTAGCTGTGGATAAAAAGGGAGAACCCCTTACTAAATGTATCACATGGGCAGATAACAGAAGTGCACATTGGGCTCAAAAAATTATGGATGAATATAATGGCCATGAAATTTATTTGCGCACAGGTACACCTGTTCATCCAATGGCTCCGCTCTCAAAATTGTTGTGGCTAAAGGAAGAGCATAACGAGTTATTTTCTGCTGTGCATAAGTTTGTATCAATTAAAGAATATGTTTTCTACAAGCTTTTCCATGAATATGTTGTAGACTATTCGATTGCTTCTGCAACAGGAATGTTTAACTTGCAAAATCTTGATTGGGATGAGGAAGCTCTTGAAGTTGCAGGAGTGACAAAAGATCATCTTTCTAAACCGGTTTCAACAACGCATTCTTTAACAGGCTTGGATGAAAAGTTTGCACAGGAAACAGGTCTTCTTGCTTCAACTCCATTTGTTGTTGGTGCAAGTGACGGCGTTTTATCAAACTTAGGGGTAGATGCAATCGACCCAGGTGTTGTAGCTGTTACAATTGGGACAAGCGGAGCTATTCGTGCTGTAACAAATAAGCCTGTAACAGATCCGAAAGGTCGCATTTTTTGCTATGCGCTAACAGATGATCACTGGGTAATCGGGGGACCTGTGAATAACGGAGGCATGATTTTCAGATGGGTTCGCGACCAGCTTGGAGAGCAAGAAATTCAAAAAGCAAGAGAGCTTGGTAAGAATTCATATGATCTATTAACTGAAATGGCTTCTAACGTTAAAGCAGGAGCTGAAGGGTTAATTTTTCACCCATATCTAGCAGGAGAACGTGCTCCATTATGGGATGCTAATGCCCGAGGTTCATTCTTTGGATTAGGACTTCATCATAAGCGAGAACACATGGTGCGAGCTGTTTTAGAAGGCATTTTATTCAATCTTTATACTGTGCTTCTTGCTTTAAGTGAGTTAATTGGAGAACCAAAGAAGATTAAAGCTACAGGCGGATTCGCTCGATCAGAGGTTTGGCGTCAAATGATGGCCGATATCTTTGGACAGGAAGTAACGGTTCCGGAAAGCTTTGAAAGCTCATGCTTAGGTGCAGCTCTGCTTGGCCTTTACAGTATTGGAGAGATTGACTCCCTAAATGCTGTATCTTCAATGGTTGGAGAAACTCATCAACATACACCAAATGAAGAGAATGCTCAAAC